From a region of the uncultured Draconibacterium sp. genome:
- a CDS encoding CocE/NonD family hydrolase → MKRCHLFLLVFSLFFISVNVKAENADSLYVATHYNESEYFIEMRDGVKLFTVVYTPKDESKTYPILMNRTCYNVDGTRNNKLRAPSDYLIRGGYILVYQDVRGRYMSGGTFDNMRPNIPGNDVKNKKDIDESSDTYDTIDWLIKNIKGNNGRVGIYGISYPGHYSAAALLDAHPALKASSPQAPISDFFFDDFHHQGAFLQSYMAAFPVFGYQKDSLTNKSWYGDKMMRLYKDRPADGYEFNLALGPLKNITEKYHYDNFFWNQVVEHPNYDEFWQKRSILPHLKDINPAVLTVGGWFDAEDLFGPINIYKTIQQNDPDAKSTIVMGPWTHGGWSRERGQQTINHIYFGDSISTFFQREMEKPFFDYYLKDEGKMTLPEAYMFDTGLKEWRKYDEWPPKDVAPITFSFGENGKLLMDEDSKAGAEFSYISDPAKPVPYRSEIEGLTFTPRLFMTDDQRHASYRPDVLTFKTDVLDKDVTIAGEILAQLVVSMTGTDADFVVKLIDVYPDDFPNYEHNPKNIIMGGYQQLVRHEVFRGRFRDSYSEPKPFEPGVPTNVTVPLQDVLHTFKKGHRIMIQIHSTWFPYIDRNPQKYVDNIYKANEEDFIKSEITIHGMSTVKAGGDLPTIEFLKKTD, encoded by the coding sequence ATGAAGCGTTGTCATTTGTTCCTTTTGGTATTCTCCTTGTTTTTTATCAGTGTAAATGTTAAAGCCGAAAATGCTGACTCATTGTATGTTGCAACACATTACAATGAATCGGAATACTTCATCGAAATGCGCGACGGAGTGAAGTTGTTTACCGTGGTTTACACGCCAAAAGACGAATCGAAAACTTACCCGATATTGATGAACCGTACCTGTTATAACGTTGACGGGACACGTAACAATAAACTTAGGGCGCCATCGGATTACCTGATTCGGGGCGGATATATTCTGGTATACCAGGATGTTCGCGGACGTTACATGTCGGGTGGAACTTTCGATAACATGCGTCCCAATATTCCGGGTAACGATGTAAAAAACAAAAAAGACATTGATGAAAGTTCAGATACTTACGATACCATCGACTGGCTGATAAAGAATATAAAAGGCAACAATGGAAGGGTAGGGATTTACGGTATTTCGTACCCCGGACATTACAGTGCAGCTGCTTTACTTGATGCGCACCCGGCCTTAAAAGCCTCTTCGCCACAGGCACCTATTTCTGATTTCTTTTTCGACGACTTCCATCACCAGGGGGCATTTCTGCAATCGTATATGGCAGCTTTTCCGGTGTTTGGTTATCAGAAAGATTCGTTGACCAACAAATCATGGTACGGCGATAAAATGATGCGTTTGTACAAAGATCGTCCTGCTGATGGTTATGAGTTTAACCTGGCGCTGGGACCGCTAAAAAATATCACGGAAAAATACCATTACGATAACTTTTTCTGGAACCAGGTGGTGGAGCATCCGAATTACGACGAGTTTTGGCAAAAGCGTTCAATTCTGCCGCATCTGAAAGACATTAATCCTGCGGTACTAACTGTTGGTGGATGGTTTGACGCCGAAGACCTGTTTGGGCCGATAAACATTTATAAAACCATTCAACAAAACGATCCGGATGCAAAAAGCACCATTGTTATGGGGCCGTGGACACATGGTGGCTGGTCGCGCGAACGTGGGCAGCAAACCATAAATCATATTTACTTTGGCGATAGTATTTCTACTTTCTTTCAGCGCGAAATGGAAAAACCATTTTTCGATTATTACCTGAAAGATGAAGGAAAAATGACGCTGCCGGAAGCATACATGTTTGATACCGGATTAAAAGAGTGGAGAAAATACGACGAATGGCCGCCAAAAGATGTGGCTCCAATTACCTTCTCGTTTGGTGAAAACGGCAAGTTGCTGATGGATGAAGATTCCAAAGCAGGTGCTGAATTCAGCTATATCAGCGATCCGGCAAAACCGGTGCCTTACCGTTCGGAGATTGAAGGTTTAACGTTTACACCGCGCTTGTTTATGACCGATGATCAGCGCCATGCCTCGTACCGCCCCGATGTGTTGACTTTTAAAACCGATGTTTTGGACAAAGATGTAACCATTGCGGGCGAAATTCTGGCACAACTGGTGGTTTCAATGACCGGCACCGATGCTGATTTTGTAGTGAAACTGATCGATGTTTATCCGGATGATTTTCCAAATTACGAGCACAATCCTAAAAATATAATAATGGGAGGCTACCAGCAGTTGGTGCGTCACGAAGTGTTTCGCGGCCGTTTCCGTGACAGCTATTCCGAGCCAAAGCCATTTGAGCCCGGAGTGCCAACCAACGTAACCGTTCCGCTACAGGATGTGTTGCACACCTTTAAAAAAGGCCATCGTATAATGATTCAGATTCACAGTACCTGGTTCCCGTATATCGACCGCAATCCGCAAAAATATGTCGACAATATTTACAAGGCGAATGAGGAAGATTTTATCAAATCGGAAATTACCATCCACGGTATGTCAACCGTAAAAGCCGGTGGTGATTTACCCACTATTGAGTTTCTGAAAAAAACGGATTAA
- a CDS encoding L-threonylcarbamoyladenylate synthase: MNSISNDIKLAAKLIENGELVAFPTETVYGLGADAFNAEAVAKIFATKERPTFNPLIVHIREVSELEKLFVEIDEALLNLAEHFWPGPLTIVAKKQKSVPDIVSAGLDTVAVRMPANHTARELLKLSGKLIAAPSANRFGMLSPTTPEHVQKQLPELKCILNGELPKVGIESTVIELCHGEFKILRPGFITEQDLAKVLPQSKTAEANSPIKSPGLLKSHYSPRKPMYLLGKVPEYSENKKIGFLAFSEVTEPEKYHQIERLSSNRDLSEAAANFFEALHRLEDSDVDLIIAEPVPETGIGIAIMDRLKKAVYQYRDK, from the coding sequence ATGAATTCGATTAGCAACGATATTAAATTAGCGGCCAAACTTATTGAAAATGGTGAATTGGTGGCTTTCCCTACCGAAACGGTTTATGGTTTAGGTGCAGATGCATTTAATGCCGAGGCTGTTGCAAAAATATTTGCGACCAAAGAGCGACCAACATTTAATCCGCTAATTGTGCATATCCGGGAGGTTTCTGAACTCGAAAAACTTTTTGTTGAGATTGATGAAGCCCTATTAAATTTGGCTGAACATTTCTGGCCGGGGCCTTTAACCATAGTTGCAAAAAAACAAAAATCGGTTCCTGATATCGTTTCGGCCGGATTGGATACAGTTGCCGTTCGTATGCCGGCCAACCATACCGCCCGAGAACTGTTAAAGCTATCAGGAAAATTGATTGCTGCACCCAGTGCCAACCGGTTTGGAATGTTAAGCCCAACTACTCCCGAGCACGTTCAAAAACAGCTTCCTGAGCTAAAATGTATTTTAAACGGCGAACTTCCTAAAGTTGGTATCGAGTCAACAGTTATCGAACTCTGCCACGGAGAATTTAAAATACTAAGACCCGGATTTATTACAGAACAGGATTTAGCCAAGGTTCTTCCGCAAAGTAAAACTGCGGAGGCCAATTCGCCAATAAAATCGCCGGGATTGTTAAAATCGCATTACAGCCCCCGCAAACCCATGTACCTTTTAGGCAAAGTGCCCGAATATTCAGAAAACAAAAAAATAGGTTTCCTGGCTTTTTCTGAAGTAACGGAACCGGAAAAGTATCATCAGATCGAGCGTTTATCATCGAACCGAGATTTAAGCGAAGCTGCAGCAAATTTCTTTGAAGCATTGCATCGTCTCGAGGATTCGGATGTCGACCTGATAATTGCAGAACCTGTTCCTGAAACAGGTATCGGCATTGCCATTATGGACAGGCTTAAAAAGGCTGTTTATCAATACCGGGATAAATAA
- a CDS encoding DUF2179 domain-containing protein: MEISFYDSTLFTYALLPALIFFSRVLDVTIGTIRIVMVSKGHKLWAPLLGFFEILIWLIAISKIFQNLDNWFCYIAYAAGFACGNYVGLLIEEKLAVGIVKLQIITRKEASKLIETLTAAGYGITHHHAQGANERVSIIHSIIQRSEIKKVETIVKTTNPKAFYSVEDIKFVNEGVFPIHPARFRLRKGK, from the coding sequence ATGGAGATAAGTTTTTACGATAGTACATTATTTACCTACGCGTTGCTTCCAGCACTGATCTTTTTTTCGCGTGTTTTGGATGTAACTATTGGAACTATTCGAATTGTTATGGTTTCAAAAGGGCACAAGTTATGGGCTCCGCTACTGGGATTTTTTGAGATTCTGATTTGGCTGATTGCCATTTCAAAGATCTTTCAAAATCTCGACAACTGGTTTTGTTACATAGCTTATGCTGCCGGTTTTGCATGTGGAAATTATGTAGGCTTGCTTATTGAGGAGAAACTTGCTGTAGGTATTGTTAAACTACAGATAATTACCCGTAAAGAAGCGAGCAAACTTATTGAAACCCTTACAGCTGCCGGTTACGGCATTACTCACCACCATGCTCAGGGAGCCAACGAACGGGTGAGCATCATTCACAGTATCATCCAACGTTCGGAAATTAAGAAGGTGGAGACAATTGTGAAAACAACCAACCCAAAAGCTTTCTATTCGGTTGAAGATATCAAATTCGTAAATGAAGGCGTCTTCCCTATTCATCCGGCCCGTTTCCGCCTGCGAAAGGGGAAATAA
- a CDS encoding peptide chain release factor 3, producing MSFLEEIQRRRTFGIVSHPDAGKTTLTEKLLLFGGAIRVAGAVKSNKIKKGATSDFMEIERQRGISVATSVMGFEYNGYKINILDTPGHQDFQEDTFRTLTAVDSVIIVIDAAKGVEPQTEKLMNVCRMRKTPVIVFVNKMDRPAGDPFTLMDEIEDQLKIKVRPLSWPINNGPDFKGVYNIFNRSLKLFTPDIQEIEERIKFEDVSDPTLEDHIGDDADVLREELELVEGIYPEFNSEDYLSGELAPVFFGSALYNFGVQELLDSFVKIAPVPQPSTTEERVVKPDEKGFTGFVFKIHANIDPNHRSRIAFVKICSGKFERNKMYKNIRLGKSFRVSSPTAFMASQKEIVEEAYPGDIIGVPDTGNYIIGDTVTDGEDIHFKGLPSFSPEMFRFVENADPMKSKQLAKGIDQLMDEGVAQLFTSAFNGRKIIGTVGQLQFEVIQYRLEHEYGAKCRFEPLSMHKACWIECDDEKILTEFKKRKHQKMAKDKLGRNVFMADSSFILQMAQDEFKDIKFHFTSEF from the coding sequence ATGAGTTTTTTAGAGGAAATACAACGTCGTCGCACTTTTGGAATTGTGAGTCACCCGGATGCCGGAAAAACCACTTTAACCGAGAAACTACTTCTTTTTGGTGGAGCAATTCGTGTGGCAGGTGCTGTAAAAAGCAACAAAATTAAAAAAGGTGCCACTTCCGATTTTATGGAGATTGAACGCCAGCGTGGTATTTCTGTGGCTACTTCGGTAATGGGTTTCGAGTACAACGGCTACAAGATAAACATTCTGGATACTCCTGGTCACCAGGATTTCCAGGAAGACACTTTCCGTACACTTACCGCGGTTGATAGTGTTATTATCGTTATTGACGCAGCAAAAGGTGTTGAGCCGCAAACAGAAAAACTTATGAACGTTTGCCGGATGCGCAAAACACCGGTTATCGTTTTTGTAAATAAAATGGACCGCCCGGCGGGAGATCCGTTTACCTTAATGGACGAAATTGAAGATCAGCTGAAGATTAAAGTGCGCCCGCTAAGTTGGCCAATTAACAATGGACCCGACTTTAAAGGTGTTTACAATATTTTTAACCGGAGCCTGAAACTTTTTACTCCCGATATTCAGGAAATTGAAGAACGCATTAAGTTTGAAGACGTTTCGGATCCAACTTTGGAAGACCACATTGGCGACGATGCAGACGTACTGCGCGAAGAGTTGGAGCTGGTAGAAGGTATTTACCCTGAGTTTAACAGCGAAGACTACTTATCGGGAGAACTGGCACCGGTATTTTTTGGTAGTGCACTTTATAATTTCGGCGTACAGGAATTGCTCGATTCATTTGTTAAAATTGCACCTGTTCCACAACCCAGTACTACCGAAGAACGTGTAGTAAAACCTGACGAGAAAGGATTTACAGGATTTGTTTTTAAAATTCATGCCAACATCGATCCGAATCACCGAAGCCGAATTGCCTTTGTTAAAATTTGCTCCGGAAAATTCGAGCGAAATAAAATGTACAAGAATATCCGTTTGGGAAAATCATTCCGTGTTTCCAGCCCAACAGCATTTATGGCCTCGCAAAAAGAGATCGTTGAAGAAGCTTATCCGGGAGATATTATCGGTGTGCCGGATACCGGGAATTACATTATTGGCGACACAGTTACCGATGGTGAAGATATCCACTTTAAAGGGCTGCCGAGTTTCTCACCTGAGATGTTCCGTTTTGTTGAAAATGCCGATCCAATGAAATCAAAGCAGTTGGCCAAAGGTATCGACCAGTTAATGGATGAAGGTGTGGCACAGCTTTTTACCAGTGCCTTTAACGGACGAAAAATTATTGGAACTGTTGGCCAACTTCAGTTCGAAGTTATCCAGTATCGTCTGGAACACGAATACGGTGCAAAATGTCGTTTCGAACCGCTGTCGATGCACAAAGCCTGCTGGATTGAGTGTGATGATGAAAAGATACTAACCGAGTTTAAAAAGCGTAAACACCAGAAAATGGCAAAAGATAAACTTGGTCGCAATGTATTTATGGCCGATTCATCCTTTATTTTACAAATGGCTCAGGACGAATTCAAAGACATTAAGTTCCATTTTACTTCGGAGTTTTAA
- a CDS encoding GNAT family N-acetyltransferase → MIFINGNKLKFETYKNDLVNLYIDTFSAGKSFQYHSEEETAAYLQSIFDVGYGILAMEGNDLVGAILLTPLSFDKLLPAEISKNFDVKRSVYVAEMMVEKPKQGQGIGRRLLTRFLKEADRNQFDHAFIRVWVENDAAVGLYKKMGFEVCSTIVQPILLADKSETFDFEKIYLHQQLN, encoded by the coding sequence ATGATTTTTATAAATGGCAACAAACTGAAATTTGAGACCTACAAAAACGACTTGGTAAATTTATATATCGATACCTTTTCGGCAGGTAAAAGTTTTCAGTATCATTCTGAAGAAGAAACTGCAGCCTACCTTCAATCTATTTTTGATGTTGGATACGGAATTCTTGCCATGGAGGGAAATGATCTGGTGGGTGCAATTCTGCTCACACCTTTAAGTTTCGATAAATTGCTACCGGCAGAAATAAGCAAAAACTTTGATGTGAAACGCTCTGTTTATGTTGCTGAAATGATGGTGGAAAAACCAAAACAAGGGCAGGGGATTGGTAGAAGGTTGCTGACCCGTTTTCTGAAAGAGGCAGATCGAAACCAATTTGACCACGCTTTTATTCGTGTTTGGGTAGAAAACGATGCTGCTGTTGGTTTGTACAAAAAAATGGGATTCGAAGTCTGTTCAACAATCGTTCAGCCCATATTACTGGCCGATAAAAGTGAAACTTTCGATTTCGAGAAGATTTATCTGCATCAGCAACTCAACTGA